In one window of Siphonobacter curvatus DNA:
- a CDS encoding DUF5712 family protein — protein sequence MVTNFSSPLKGANAGSCRRLVSYLEKEDKGLTLEQQRGFFSRDQDEIRGLEVVERMDANAERQGLKKEQDRFYTFTLDPSQKELAHIASDEQKLKAFTRQAMENYAANFQKGLESKDLVWYARIEHQRSYTHEDEAVKAGLAQKGELKPGAQLHVHVVVSRFEKRSPEQQLSGERTGSLSPLTNHRQTKGVIQGSFERTRLIAANEKSFDELFQYQRTLEEQFAYARALKSENQAERLWAKEQALKESLERQKQEERARHLNQAAQRSSAGPEQQASNGLSR from the coding sequence ATGGTCACTAACTTTTCAAGTCCCCTCAAAGGGGCCAATGCGGGCAGTTGCCGGCGCCTGGTGAGCTACCTCGAGAAAGAAGACAAGGGCCTAACTCTCGAGCAACAGCGGGGTTTTTTTTCAAGGGATCAGGATGAGATCCGCGGCCTGGAGGTCGTTGAGCGGATGGATGCCAACGCCGAGCGGCAGGGCCTAAAAAAAGAGCAGGACCGCTTCTACACCTTTACGCTCGATCCGAGTCAGAAAGAGCTCGCGCATATCGCTTCGGATGAGCAGAAGCTCAAAGCCTTCACGCGCCAGGCAATGGAAAACTACGCCGCCAATTTTCAAAAGGGCCTGGAGAGTAAGGACCTGGTTTGGTATGCCCGGATCGAGCACCAAAGGAGCTATACGCACGAAGATGAGGCCGTCAAAGCGGGCCTGGCTCAGAAAGGCGAGCTAAAGCCCGGAGCCCAGCTGCACGTACACGTGGTGGTCAGCCGCTTTGAAAAGCGCAGCCCGGAGCAGCAGCTTTCGGGCGAGCGCACCGGCTCGCTCTCACCGCTCACCAACCATCGACAAACGAAGGGCGTGATTCAGGGCAGCTTTGAGAGAACGCGGCTCATTGCCGCCAATGAAAAAAGCTTTGATGAGCTCTTTCAATACCAGCGTACTCTGGAAGAACAATTTGCTTACGCCAGGGCCTTAAAAAGCGAAAATCAGGCCGAGCGGCTCTGGGCCAAAGAGCAGGCTCTAAAAGAAAGTCTCGAGCGTCAAAAGCAGGAAGAGCGAGCCAGGCACCTCA